In one window of Deinococcus terrestris DNA:
- a CDS encoding GNAT family N-acetyltransferase — MEIGYGLNPDAWGQGYATEAVGALMTALLARPEVRRVTARTARTNPASARVLEKLGFVPVGAARDEADGDLTLRARAK; from the coding sequence GTGGAGATCGGCTATGGCCTGAATCCCGACGCCTGGGGCCAGGGCTACGCGACTGAGGCCGTCGGCGCCCTGATGACGGCCCTGCTCGCCCGCCCCGAGGTCCGGCGAGTGACCGCCCGGACGGCCCGGACCAACCCCGCGAGTGCCCGCGTGCTGGAGAAGCTGGGCTTCGTGCCCGTCGGCGCCGCCCGGGACGAGGCCGACGGCGACCTGACCCTCCGGGCGCGGGCCAAGTGA
- a CDS encoding HD domain-containing phosphohydrolase: MPRRADPASLGGSVSVDDRAALRVMLDLSRSLLAAASGAEVEATLTRQSVALLDTRSSAFLRYLPDPDVLRVTAEAGAHAGDLGLTLARGQGASWRAALSEAPLLHLRRGEAPPWVVRAPGVPPVHSLFAPLRSPSGRLLGVLTVGREDPPFSPRDEELLVTFANAGTVTLQRTYETARAAATREGALLALGLALEARDYETQGHTGRTVALAGRLGRALGLDEAAQDHLRQGAYLHDIGKLSVSDDILLKPGPLTPEERTQMQHHVLTGEALVRRIPTMPREVLEVVRSHHERWDGTGYPDGLAGEAIPRLARLFSVIDVFDALTHQRPYRAPLSVPGALALLRAEAGQQFDPGVVAAFLTLFADPVGPQAMRGKAGL; this comes from the coding sequence GTGCCGCGCCGCGCTGACCCGGCCTCCCTGGGGGGGAGCGTGAGTGTGGACGACCGGGCGGCGCTGAGGGTGATGCTGGACCTCAGCCGTTCGCTGCTGGCGGCGGCGTCGGGCGCCGAGGTGGAAGCCACCCTGACCCGTCAGAGCGTGGCGCTGCTGGATACCCGGTCGTCGGCCTTCTTGCGCTACCTGCCTGACCCCGACGTGCTGCGCGTGACCGCCGAGGCGGGCGCCCACGCGGGGGACCTGGGCCTCACGCTGGCGCGGGGGCAGGGGGCCTCGTGGCGGGCGGCGCTCTCGGAGGCGCCGCTGCTGCACCTGCGGCGGGGAGAGGCCCCGCCCTGGGTGGTGCGGGCGCCGGGCGTGCCGCCAGTGCATTCGCTGTTCGCGCCGCTGCGTTCTCCCTCGGGTCGGCTGCTGGGCGTGCTCACGGTGGGCCGCGAGGACCCGCCCTTCAGCCCCCGCGACGAGGAACTGCTCGTCACCTTCGCCAACGCGGGCACGGTGACCCTCCAGCGCACCTACGAGACGGCCCGCGCCGCCGCCACCCGCGAGGGAGCGCTGCTCGCGCTGGGGCTGGCGCTCGAAGCCCGCGACTACGAGACCCAGGGCCACACCGGGCGCACCGTCGCGCTGGCCGGGCGGCTGGGCCGGGCGCTGGGGCTGGATGAGGCGGCGCAGGACCACCTGCGGCAGGGAGCCTACCTGCACGACATCGGCAAGCTCAGCGTCTCCGACGACATCCTGCTCAAGCCGGGGCCGCTGACCCCGGAGGAGCGCACCCAGATGCAGCACCACGTCCTGACCGGCGAGGCCCTGGTGCGGCGCATCCCCACCATGCCGCGCGAGGTGCTGGAGGTCGTGCGCTCGCACCACGAACGCTGGGACGGCACCGGTTACCCGGACGGACTGGCGGGCGAGGCCATTCCCCGCCTGGCCCGACTCTTCTCGGTGATCGACGTGTTCGACGCCCTGACACACCAGCGGCCCTACCGGGCGCCCCTGAGCGTGCCCGGTGCCCTGGCGCTCCTCCGGGCCGAGGCCGGGCAGCAGTTTGACCCAGGGGTCGTCGCGGCCTTTCTGACCCTCTTTGCGGACCCCGTCGGACCACAGGCCATGCGGGGCAAAGCAGGCCTGTAG
- a CDS encoding precorrin-2 dehydrogenase/sirohydrochlorin ferrochelatase family protein codes for MTLAAFLNLSGEAAVVVGGGPVALRRARTLLGAGLRVRVVAPELHPDLAVLPVGHDPRPYRPGDVAGARVAVAATDSPEVNAAVAAEARAVGALVNHAGDAAQGTLRFPAVTRRGGVEVALTTGRELPLLAQALAERIAGLLPAPEQVDAWAERREAALTLPGTEREAALAALRADIRAAVGLLPAGVGA; via the coding sequence GTGACGCTGGCCGCCTTCCTGAATCTGAGCGGCGAGGCTGCGGTGGTGGTGGGGGGTGGTCCGGTGGCACTGCGCCGTGCCCGCACCCTGCTGGGTGCCGGACTGCGGGTGCGGGTGGTGGCGCCCGAGCTGCATCCCGACCTCGCCGTGCTTCCCGTGGGGCATGACCCCCGCCCCTACCGCCCCGGTGACGTGGCGGGGGCGCGGGTGGCCGTGGCCGCGACGGACAGCCCTGAGGTCAACGCCGCCGTGGCTGCCGAAGCCCGCGCGGTGGGCGCCCTGGTCAACCACGCCGGGGACGCCGCGCAGGGCACCCTGCGTTTTCCCGCCGTGACGCGCCGGGGGGGGGTGGAGGTGGCCCTCACGACCGGGCGCGAACTGCCGCTGCTCGCGCAGGCCCTCGCCGAGCGCATTGCCGGACTGCTCCCGGCGCCCGAGCAGGTGGACGCCTGGGCCGAGCGCCGCGAGGCCGCGCTGACCCTGCCGGGAACCGAGCGCGAGGCGGCCCTCGCCGCGCTGCGGGCCGACATCCGCGCGGCCGTGGGCCTCTTGCCCGCCGGGGTGGGCGCATGA
- a CDS encoding DUF1990 family protein, which translates to MSRLTRLLALPALAAAAYALKGPPDPLRPSGPEDGVGPLTRRRYWVELEGATRDPEDIARHWREHLPDHAPKWLAYFRGMDGPIPPVEVGTRLQIQMMLVRRGRVVVEHVDPLGFRVRTLRLHPDAGTSDFRVYPQEERGHVILQIESLLRTNSQFDRLAYIFGAHAGQRRNWELTLLSVAAYAGGRIVNRGHESLEMTHLAHSYTVPASEALPDAPVGLDKGTADHA; encoded by the coding sequence ATGTCCCGACTGACCCGCCTGCTCGCCCTGCCTGCCCTCGCCGCTGCCGCCTACGCCCTCAAGGGGCCGCCCGATCCCCTGCGCCCCTCGGGACCCGAGGACGGCGTGGGACCGCTGACCCGCCGCCGCTACTGGGTGGAACTGGAGGGCGCGACCCGTGACCCGGAGGACATCGCCCGGCACTGGCGAGAGCATCTGCCCGACCACGCCCCCAAGTGGCTGGCTTACTTCCGGGGGATGGACGGCCCCATCCCGCCCGTCGAGGTGGGGACCCGCCTCCAAATTCAGATGATGCTGGTCCGGCGGGGCCGGGTGGTCGTGGAACATGTGGACCCCTTGGGCTTCCGCGTCCGCACCCTGCGCCTGCACCCCGACGCGGGCACCTCCGATTTCCGCGTCTACCCCCAGGAGGAGCGCGGGCACGTCATCCTCCAGATCGAATCGCTGCTGCGGACCAATTCGCAGTTTGACCGCCTCGCCTACATCTTCGGGGCACACGCCGGGCAGCGGCGCAACTGGGAACTCACGCTGCTGAGCGTGGCGGCCTACGCAGGGGGCCGCATCGTGAACCGGGGCCACGAGTCGCTGGAGATGACCCACCTCGCCCACTCGTACACGGTCCCGGCGTCCGAGGCGCTGCCTGACGCGCCCGTGGGGCTGGACAAGGGGACAGCCGACCACGCCTGA
- the hemA gene encoding glutamyl-tRNA reductase: protein MTLACPTGRALLARAHVPAPAALDFVVVGLNHQTAPVEVRERAAVRAGDEAAVLSHLSHFAREVMLLATCNRTEVYLAGLMGDPRTVFGDAWGGDLGEHLYVYRGEAAATHLYRVAAGLDSLVIGETQIQGQVKRAWQASRDLGLAGTVLNKVAQGALAAGKRVRTETGLADRVVSVSSAAVELAQAALGGLAGRTALILGAGETAELTLTHLRAAGVEDVIVVNRTAERARALAERVGGRACAAELLHEALPLADVVIASSAAPHYVLHPEGVAAALEGRPERPMFLIDISVPRILDPEIGGVAGAHLYNLDDLTAIVSRNLQSRRAALPHAEAIVREGVSDLTRWNLTREAQRALRAGRELAVASD from the coding sequence ATGACGCTGGCCTGCCCGACTGGCCGCGCCCTGCTCGCCCGGGCGCACGTGCCCGCCCCCGCTGCGCTCGACTTCGTGGTCGTGGGCCTGAACCACCAGACCGCCCCGGTCGAGGTTCGCGAGCGGGCGGCCGTCCGCGCCGGGGACGAGGCCGCCGTGCTCTCGCACCTCTCGCACTTTGCCCGCGAGGTCATGCTGCTCGCGACCTGCAACCGCACTGAGGTCTACCTCGCGGGGCTGATGGGCGACCCCCGCACCGTCTTCGGGGACGCCTGGGGCGGCGACCTGGGCGAGCACCTGTACGTCTACCGGGGCGAGGCGGCCGCCACGCACCTCTACCGGGTGGCGGCGGGCCTCGACAGCCTCGTGATCGGGGAAACGCAGATTCAGGGGCAGGTCAAGCGGGCGTGGCAGGCCTCGCGCGACCTCGGGCTGGCGGGCACGGTCCTGAACAAGGTCGCGCAGGGGGCACTCGCGGCGGGCAAGCGGGTCCGCACCGAGACGGGCCTCGCCGACCGGGTGGTCAGCGTGTCGAGCGCGGCCGTCGAACTCGCGCAGGCCGCGCTGGGGGGCCTCGCGGGCCGGACCGCTCTCATCCTGGGGGCGGGCGAAACCGCCGAGCTGACCCTGACCCACCTGCGGGCGGCGGGCGTGGAGGACGTGATCGTGGTCAACCGCACCGCCGAGCGGGCGCGGGCGCTCGCCGAGCGGGTGGGGGGCCGCGCCTGCGCCGCCGAGCTGCTGCACGAGGCCCTGCCCCTGGCCGACGTGGTGATCGCGTCGAGCGCCGCGCCCCACTACGTCCTGCACCCGGAAGGGGTGGCGGCGGCGCTGGAGGGGCGCCCGGAGCGGCCCATGTTCCTGATCGACATCAGCGTGCCGCGCATCCTCGACCCCGAGATCGGGGGCGTGGCGGGAGCGCACCTCTACAACCTCGACGACCTCACCGCCATCGTGAGCCGCAACCTGCAGTCGCGCCGCGCCGCCCTGCCCCACGCCGAGGCGATCGTCCGCGAGGGCGTGTCCGACCTGACCCGCTGGAACCTCACCCGCGAGGCCCAGCGGGCGCTGCGGGCCGGGCGCGAGCTGGCCGTGGCGAGCGACTGA
- a CDS encoding dienelactone hydrolase family protein has translation MAEELTFRSGGRALSAALARPAAPRGDAPGVLVLHEVFGLNDDIRRVADRFARAGYVALAVDLFSAGNRAVCMTRLLGGLFLNPLEHQGVRDLRQALTVLGELPGVDASRLGAIGFCMGDSLAVALACTDSRLKAIAPYYGFNPRPLEAVRRSCPVVGSYPERDATAGPGRALRAELDAAGIPNDIKVYPGTQHSFANRGPAFDAVASEDAWNRVMAFFDEHVVGPA, from the coding sequence ATGGCTGAAGAACTGACCTTCCGCTCGGGGGGCCGCGCCCTCTCTGCCGCCCTCGCCCGGCCCGCCGCGCCGCGTGGGGACGCACCGGGGGTTCTCGTGCTGCACGAGGTCTTCGGGCTCAACGACGACATCCGGCGCGTGGCGGACCGGTTCGCGCGGGCGGGGTACGTGGCGCTGGCGGTGGACCTCTTCTCGGCGGGGAACCGGGCGGTGTGCATGACGCGCCTGCTGGGGGGCCTCTTCCTGAACCCGCTGGAGCATCAGGGCGTGCGTGACCTCCGGCAGGCGCTGACGGTGCTGGGCGAACTGCCGGGTGTGGACGCCTCGCGGCTGGGGGCCATCGGGTTTTGTATGGGCGACAGCCTCGCCGTGGCGCTGGCCTGCACCGACAGCCGCCTGAAGGCCATCGCCCCCTACTACGGCTTCAACCCCCGCCCGCTGGAGGCGGTGCGCCGGAGTTGTCCGGTCGTGGGCAGCTACCCGGAGCGCGACGCCACCGCCGGGCCGGGCCGGGCGCTGCGGGCGGAACTGGACGCGGCGGGCATCCCCAACGACATCAAGGTCTACCCCGGCACCCAGCACTCCTTTGCCAACCGTGGCCCGGCCTTCGACGCGGTGGCGAGCGAGGACGCCTGGAACCGGGTGATGGCCTTTTTCGACGAGCACGTGGTCGGACCTGCCTGA
- the cobA gene encoding uroporphyrinogen-III C-methyltransferase, producing the protein MTDASAAPTSSRAFVSLIGAGPGDPGLLTLRGAEALRWADVVLFDYLANPELLRHCPDAETIYVGKKGFSEYISQEQINALIVQKAQEGGGKRVARLKGGDVFVFGRGGEEAEACAAAGVPFEVIPGVTSAIAAPAYAGIPVTHRELARSFAVLTGNTKEGGAHYERLSGVDTLVLLMGVRNLDQISADLIAAGRDPGTPAATVQWGTTGRQRVATGTLATIAGAVREAGLEAPAVTVVGEVVRLRESLRWFEDSELFRTLQALEEAQ; encoded by the coding sequence ATGACCGACGCTTCTGCCGCCCCGACTTCCTCCCGCGCCTTCGTCTCGCTGATCGGGGCCGGGCCGGGCGATCCGGGGCTGCTCACGCTGCGGGGGGCAGAAGCCCTGCGGTGGGCCGACGTGGTGCTGTTCGACTACCTCGCCAATCCTGAGCTGCTGCGCCACTGCCCGGACGCCGAGACGATCTACGTGGGCAAGAAGGGCTTTTCCGAGTACATCTCGCAGGAGCAGATCAACGCCTTGATCGTGCAAAAGGCGCAGGAAGGTGGGGGAAAACGGGTCGCCCGGCTCAAGGGCGGCGACGTATTCGTCTTCGGGCGCGGCGGCGAGGAGGCCGAGGCGTGCGCAGCCGCCGGGGTGCCCTTTGAGGTGATTCCCGGCGTGACCAGCGCCATCGCCGCCCCCGCCTACGCCGGGATTCCGGTGACCCACCGCGAGCTGGCCCGCAGCTTTGCCGTCCTGACCGGCAACACGAAGGAGGGCGGCGCCCACTACGAGCGCCTCTCCGGGGTGGACACGCTGGTGCTGCTGATGGGCGTGCGGAATCTGGATCAGATCAGCGCCGACCTGATCGCCGCCGGGCGCGACCCCGGCACCCCCGCCGCCACCGTGCAGTGGGGCACGACCGGGCGGCAGCGGGTGGCGACGGGTACGCTGGCCACCATCGCCGGGGCCGTGCGCGAGGCCGGGCTGGAGGCTCCCGCCGTCACCGTGGTGGGCGAGGTCGTGCGGCTGCGCGAGTCGCTGCGCTGGTTCGAGGATTCCGAGCTGTTCCGGACCTTGCAGGCGTTGGAAGAGGCGCAATGA
- a CDS encoding alpha/beta fold hydrolase, giving the protein MTWQGDPSSVRLNGADLYFEVTGPEDSDLPPLVFLHGGPGYNSYSFQDLFGERLEERRVVYLDQRGSGRSGALEDTEQGADTLDLDTLVADVEALREHLGFEQIVPLGHGFGALPALEYARRFPVRTARVVVVNPWVHFPELALTLLAEASARRGQPLDDPAPALRARTPEGEYPPVGAARIEAAFSLVNARDLLNALHFRDAPSRMRLEFIDAEGQLAGGGEVQQALVNQGLWEFEYPPFLQELRRPVFVIAGVHDRTSYPEQVEWLADLAGADVTVLDAGHYPWLDDEDAFAEALEEALSR; this is encoded by the coding sequence ATGACCTGGCAAGGCGACCCCTCTTCCGTACGGCTCAACGGCGCCGACCTGTATTTCGAGGTGACGGGACCGGAGGACAGCGACCTCCCGCCCCTCGTCTTTCTCCATGGCGGTCCCGGCTACAACAGCTATTCCTTTCAGGACCTCTTCGGGGAGCGGCTGGAGGAGCGGCGGGTGGTGTACCTCGACCAGCGCGGCTCCGGGCGCAGCGGGGCGCTGGAGGACACCGAGCAGGGCGCCGACACCCTCGACCTCGATACCCTGGTGGCCGACGTGGAGGCGCTGCGCGAGCACCTCGGCTTCGAGCAGATCGTGCCGCTGGGACACGGGTTCGGGGCGCTGCCCGCGCTGGAATATGCCCGGCGCTTTCCGGTGCGGACCGCCCGCGTGGTGGTCGTCAATCCCTGGGTGCATTTCCCCGAACTCGCCCTGACCCTGCTCGCGGAGGCCTCGGCCCGCCGGGGCCAGCCTCTCGACGACCCTGCCCCTGCCCTGCGTGCCCGCACCCCGGAAGGCGAGTATCCGCCCGTGGGCGCGGCCCGCATCGAGGCGGCCTTCTCGCTCGTCAACGCCCGTGACCTGCTCAACGCGCTGCACTTCCGCGACGCCCCCAGCCGGATGCGGCTGGAATTCATCGACGCGGAGGGCCAGCTGGCCGGGGGCGGCGAGGTGCAGCAGGCGCTCGTCAACCAGGGCCTGTGGGAGTTCGAGTATCCCCCCTTCCTCCAGGAACTCCGCCGCCCGGTCTTCGTGATTGCGGGAGTCCACGACCGCACGAGTTACCCCGAGCAGGTCGAGTGGCTGGCCGACCTCGCCGGGGCCGACGTGACCGTCCTCGACGCCGGGCACTACCCCTGGCTCGACGACGAGGACGCCTTCGCGGAGGCGCTGGAGGAGGCGCTGTCCCGGTGA
- a CDS encoding P1 family peptidase, producing the protein MTAPNTTLTAIPGFRVGHWTDPVGLTGCTVILCPDAGAVASASFLGPSPGTREGVLLSPEKKVERVHALLLTGGSAFGLTAASGVVRVLEERGLGHETPWARVPLVPAAVVYDLGVGDPRARPGDREGELAARAASAAPVERGRVGAGTGTTAGKYLGIGAVPGGLGSVYLERHGVAVGALAVVNPIGDVLDERGGVLAGPGVGPGAAAFTPGDVESTTLVAVATEHLLTKPEARRLADAAQTALGRVIHPSHTPWDGDSAFVLSAGTRPPADPLLLVALVQKAVCAAVRDAVRVANGLTPPA; encoded by the coding sequence GTGACTGCCCCCAACACGACCCTGACCGCCATCCCCGGCTTCCGCGTGGGCCACTGGACCGACCCCGTGGGCCTGACCGGCTGCACGGTGATCCTCTGCCCGGACGCGGGCGCGGTGGCCTCGGCGTCCTTTCTGGGTCCCAGCCCCGGCACGCGGGAGGGGGTGCTGCTCTCGCCGGAGAAGAAGGTGGAGCGCGTCCACGCCCTGCTGCTGACGGGCGGCAGCGCCTTCGGCCTCACGGCGGCGTCCGGGGTGGTGCGGGTGCTGGAGGAACGCGGGCTGGGCCACGAGACCCCGTGGGCGCGGGTGCCCCTCGTTCCAGCGGCGGTGGTGTACGACCTCGGGGTGGGGGACCCGAGAGCCAGGCCCGGCGACCGCGAGGGCGAACTCGCGGCGCGGGCGGCGTCGGCAGCCCCGGTCGAGCGTGGGCGCGTCGGCGCGGGGACGGGCACGACGGCGGGCAAGTACCTCGGGATCGGGGCGGTGCCGGGCGGGCTGGGCAGCGTGTATCTGGAGCGGCACGGGGTCGCGGTCGGGGCGCTCGCGGTTGTCAATCCCATCGGGGACGTGCTGGACGAGCGGGGCGGGGTGCTGGCCGGGCCGGGGGTGGGGCCGGGCGCGGCGGCCTTCACGCCCGGCGACGTGGAGAGCACCACCCTGGTCGCGGTCGCCACCGAGCACCTGCTCACCAAGCCCGAAGCCCGCCGCCTCGCGGACGCCGCGCAAACGGCGCTGGGGCGGGTCATTCACCCCAGCCATACCCCCTGGGACGGGGACAGCGCCTTCGTGCTGAGCGCGGGGACCCGGCCCCCCGCCGACCCCCTGCTGCTCGTTGCGCTGGTGCAGAAGGCCGTGTGCGCGGCGGTGCGCGACGCGGTGCGGGTGGCGAACGGGCTTACCCCGCCCGCGTAA
- a CDS encoding uroporphyrinogen-III synthase, translating into MTTPGRPLAGRTVAVTRTREGASSLSDVLRARGADVLEVPLIHFAPTGDEAALHARLRDLSGVGWLLLTSNQAVSALFEHLERLELGADHLAGVRLAAVGPSTARSLAERGRPADFVPGKPGARHLGAELPTQPSELALHLTSQLAEAELQRALEARGVRYDRAELYRTEPAQPGAEALARLRGADVVTLASGSAARHLAALAGTAFRVVAMGPQTADAAREAGFTRVTVAREASLEALADAAEGAVLGAR; encoded by the coding sequence ATGACCACCCCGGGCCGTCCCCTCGCCGGGCGCACGGTGGCCGTTACCCGCACGCGGGAGGGGGCCAGCAGCCTCTCGGACGTATTGCGGGCGCGAGGGGCCGACGTGCTGGAGGTGCCCCTGATCCATTTCGCGCCCACCGGGGACGAGGCCGCCCTGCACGCCCGGCTGCGCGACCTGTCGGGGGTGGGCTGGCTGCTCCTGACCAGCAACCAGGCCGTGTCGGCCCTGTTCGAGCACCTGGAACGGCTGGAGTTGGGGGCCGATCATCTCGCCGGAGTACGGCTGGCGGCGGTCGGCCCCAGCACGGCCCGCTCGCTGGCGGAACGGGGCCGACCCGCCGACTTCGTGCCGGGCAAGCCGGGAGCGCGGCACCTGGGGGCCGAGTTGCCCACCCAACCCAGCGAGCTCGCCCTGCACCTGACCTCCCAGCTCGCGGAGGCCGAACTGCAGCGGGCGTTGGAGGCGCGGGGCGTGCGCTACGACCGCGCCGAGCTGTACCGCACCGAACCCGCCCAGCCGGGGGCGGAAGCGCTGGCGCGGCTGCGCGGGGCCGATGTGGTCACCCTGGCCTCGGGCAGCGCGGCGCGGCACCTCGCGGCGCTGGCGGGGACCGCGTTCCGGGTGGTGGCGATGGGGCCGCAGACGGCGGACGCGGCGCGGGAGGCCGGATTCACCCGCGTGACGGTGGCGCGGGAGGCGTCGCTGGAGGCGCTGGCGGACGCGGCGGAGGGCGCGGTCCTGGGGGCACGGTAG
- a CDS encoding GNAT family N-acetyltransferase codes for MKSDPLPRLARAEAAAHARSGEFGAVAHFGPLVAVHAGLNLPVNAAWHDGTDGLTEAELDGFEAFSAEHGQPTTLHVLSHAAPALLPAMRERGYELAYVLHAYTHDLNALPPAPTLTVREEPDANLWADLSARGFGPGAEAIMRLVAHAPGTVRLVAEVDEQPAGSAALSVTQGVAAFYGTSTRPEFRGRGVQATLLAARLHRAAAAGADLASVFVTPGSGSERNVRRVGFQVAGVRLTFTRAG; via the coding sequence ATGAAGTCAGACCCCCTCCCCCGCCTGGCCCGTGCGGAAGCCGCCGCGCACGCCCGCTCCGGCGAGTTCGGCGCGGTCGCCCATTTCGGTCCGCTGGTGGCCGTCCACGCTGGACTGAATCTTCCGGTGAATGCGGCGTGGCACGACGGTACAGATGGGCTGACAGAGGCTGAGCTGGACGGCTTCGAGGCCTTCAGCGCTGAGCATGGGCAACCCACTACCCTGCATGTCCTCTCGCACGCCGCGCCCGCGCTGCTCCCGGCCATGCGTGAGCGGGGGTATGAGCTGGCCTACGTGCTGCACGCTTACACGCACGACCTGAACGCCCTGCCACCCGCTCCCACCCTGACCGTCCGCGAGGAACCGGACGCCAACCTGTGGGCCGACCTCTCCGCACGCGGTTTCGGGCCGGGCGCGGAGGCGATCATGCGCCTCGTGGCCCACGCGCCCGGCACCGTCCGGCTGGTGGCCGAGGTGGACGAGCAGCCCGCCGGAAGCGCCGCGCTGAGCGTGACACAGGGGGTGGCCGCATTTTACGGCACGTCCACCCGGCCGGAGTTCCGGGGCCGGGGCGTGCAGGCCACCCTCCTCGCCGCTCGCCTACACCGCGCCGCCGCAGCGGGGGCCGACCTCGCCAGCGTGTTCGTGACGCCGGGGTCGGGCAGCGAGCGCAATGTGCGGCGGGTGGGGTTCCAGGTGGCGGGCGTGCGGCTGACGTTTACGCGGGCGGGGTAA
- the ygfZ gene encoding CAF17-like 4Fe-4S cluster assembly/insertion protein YgfZ: MWTRLPSSALRLTGSDRVDFAQGQMTNDLRGAPTPGLVAACFLNVRGQIEFFARVYKRPGDVYLHLGAGQAPALAERLRRYIIFDQVDLTDLSGDLRTVHVWREADLPGWDPAGGDAQEFGLAGATVLGGRVNRTGAAGVDLHFLARQEEAVLGALAGAEVALPELHAARLRAGIPDVDSDGFAGTLIPEVGLDVGGPLPAISYRKGCYVGQEIMARLEARGQARYALARLRGEGLPERAEVTRDGKVVGQAGAHAGGLSLARLRRELVPGDRVEVGGVPATVETLTPLSAAPADV, encoded by the coding sequence ATGTGGACCCGCCTTCCCTCCAGCGCCCTGCGCCTGACCGGGTCAGACCGGGTGGACTTCGCGCAGGGGCAGATGACGAACGACCTGCGGGGGGCGCCCACCCCCGGCCTGGTCGCCGCCTGCTTCCTGAACGTGCGTGGGCAGATCGAGTTCTTCGCCCGCGTGTACAAGCGTCCCGGCGACGTGTACCTGCACCTCGGGGCGGGGCAGGCCCCGGCGCTGGCGGAGCGGCTGCGGCGCTACATCATCTTCGATCAGGTGGACCTGACGGACCTCTCCGGCGACCTCCGCACCGTCCATGTCTGGCGCGAGGCCGACCTTCCCGGCTGGGACCCGGCGGGCGGCGACGCGCAGGAGTTTGGGCTGGCAGGGGCGACCGTCCTGGGCGGGCGCGTGAACCGCACCGGGGCGGCAGGGGTGGACCTGCACTTTCTCGCCCGGCAGGAGGAGGCGGTGCTGGGAGCCTTGGCAGGTGCTGAGGTTGCCCTCCCCGAGCTGCACGCCGCCCGCCTCCGCGCCGGGATTCCCGACGTGGATTCCGACGGCTTCGCGGGCACCCTGATTCCGGAAGTCGGGCTGGACGTGGGCGGTCCCCTCCCGGCCATCAGCTACCGCAAGGGCTGCTACGTGGGGCAGGAGATCATGGCCCGGCTGGAGGCGCGGGGACAGGCCCGCTACGCCCTGGCACGGCTGCGCGGCGAGGGCCTTCCCGAACGGGCCGAGGTCACCCGCGACGGGAAAGTGGTCGGGCAAGCTGGCGCCCACGCGGGGGGCCTGAGCCTCGCGCGGCTGCGGCGCGAGCTCGTGCCGGGGGACCGGGTGGAGGTGGGGGGCGTGCCCGCGACCGTCGAAACCCTGACGCCCCTTTCTGCTGCCCCTGCCGATGTTTGA
- a CDS encoding response regulator transcription factor: MEQRILLIEDNPDITRVVQYELEQAGYKVLTAPDGVTGLTSARENSPELVILDLGLPDFDGAEIARRLRKTSSVPIIILTAMDAVDRKVNLLEAGADDYMTKPFHPEELVARVKVQLRHQQHGEVISIGALEIHPQKRLCHYNGHEVRLSPKEFDLLTFLARQPGRVYSRQEIEREVWNGELPSNSNVVDVHMANMRAKLRDLDGYGIIRTVRGIGYALKTP, encoded by the coding sequence ATGGAACAACGCATCCTGCTCATCGAAGACAATCCCGACATCACCCGCGTCGTGCAGTACGAACTCGAACAGGCCGGGTACAAGGTGCTGACCGCCCCCGATGGGGTGACCGGCCTGACGAGCGCCCGCGAAAACAGCCCCGAACTCGTCATCCTCGACCTCGGCCTGCCCGACTTCGACGGGGCGGAAATCGCCCGGCGCCTGCGCAAGACCAGCAGCGTGCCCATCATCATCCTGACGGCGATGGACGCGGTCGACCGCAAGGTGAACCTGCTCGAAGCGGGCGCGGACGACTACATGACCAAGCCCTTTCACCCGGAGGAACTCGTCGCCCGCGTCAAGGTGCAGCTCCGGCACCAGCAGCACGGCGAGGTGATCTCCATCGGGGCGCTGGAAATCCACCCCCAGAAGCGGCTGTGCCACTACAACGGCCACGAGGTCCGCCTCTCGCCCAAGGAGTTCGACCTGCTGACCTTCCTGGCCCGGCAGCCGGGGCGTGTTTACTCGCGCCAGGAAATCGAGCGCGAGGTCTGGAACGGCGAACTGCCCAGCAACTCCAACGTGGTGGACGTCCACATGGCGAACATGCGGGCCAAGCTGCGCGACCTCGACGGGTACGGGATTATCCGCACCGTGCGCGGCATCGGATATGCGCTGAAGACGCCCTGA